The sequence GATGTATTTGTTCGGGCGGTTTGAGTTGTGCAGTCCAACTGTGGTTACCCATCGGTTGTGTTATGATAGGGTCGGCTGTTTTGACGAGCGTTTGATTCGCGGGCAAGATTACGATATGTGGATTCGCATAATACGCGCTGGGTTTAAGATTGGTATTATCAAACAACCCACGCTTCGATGTCGTATGCACGAGGGTGATCGAGGTTCAGCGTCTGATCGCTTTTCTGCGAGCGATATTGCCAAAAAGAACCGGGAATATCTGGGGCTTATTGTGCAGAAGTTGTATTGGGAGTTGCCTCTGGGGGTTTTTTACAGTCGTTTGGTGCAAAGTCCAGATGACCCGATTTTGATTATGAAGACGTTGTTGAGGCGTTTGTGGGTGATGCCCTTGCCCGTGCTACAGGACGAGGTGTTGCGCGATCTGGATATGCTGGAAACGCATGTTGCGCAGTATCGCCTGTCGTTTGATGACTCTGCCCAACGTTTTTTGATGGGTCTGAAAAATACAACAGAACAGACTGCGCCCCGTGTCGCCAAAAAGGTTGAAAAAATCCTGAACATGACACATGATTAACCTCATATATCAACCAAACCTTACAAAGAATAACGCGTATGTTTGAAATCGGCACCATTCTCGATAAAAGATACCAGATCCAGGCGCACCTGGGTGCCGGGGGCATGGGAGAGGTGTATCGGGTGTTGGACCTGGAGCAAGACCGGGAGTGTGCGCTCAAAATTTTGAATACCATGGTGGATCAGAAGGCTGTGCATCGCCGTTTTCACAGAGAGTTTCAGGTGTTGAATAGATTTGAGCATCCGCGCCTGGTACGTACCTTTGCCTGGGGCTTTGCCGAAGAGCGTCCCTATTTTACAATGGAATATTTGCCCGGGAAGACGTTGGAAAAAATGATTGCTGATCGTGCACGTTTAGGGCAATTCCGAGCTTCGTACTTTTTTGCTTTGATGCGACAAATTGTCGAGGGTTTGGCATATATCCACGCGCAGGGTGCGGTGCATCGCGATCTCAAGCCGTCCAATATTATGGTATTGGAAACAGAAGAGGGGATTGAGACGACGATTCTGGATCTGGGGCTGGCGAAATTCAGACATCTGCATAGCGTTTCCATTACGCAGACGGGCGCGACGATTGGTACGGCAGAATATATGTCGCCAGAGCAGGGTAAGGGGTTATGGGTGGATCATCGGTCAGATTTGTATTCATTGGGGGTGATTTTGTACGAGATGCTTCTGGGCATGCCGCCATTTTCGGGACAAAATCCAGTATCCGTTATTTTGAAGCATATTCGAGAGATACCGCCCTCAATGGGGGAAGTCCATATCGCTGTTCCCGAAGAGACGCAACAAATTGTGCTGAAGTTGCTGGCAAAGGAGCCTGTTGATCGTTATCAGTCGGCAGAAGAGGTGGTGCAGGCGTTAAATGGTGTGGCATCATCGGGGTTTGTGCTATCTGATGACGAGCAGCGTGATGTGCCCGTGAAAGTGATGCGTCCGCAATTTGTCGGGCGCGAGTCCGAGATGAAGCTGTTGCGTGCGATGTTTAAGGATGTACAGGCTGGTGAGCAGCGTGTGGTTTTGATCTCGGGTGAGGCAGGGGTGGGAAAAACGAGACTAATTGAGGAACTATTGGGCGATGCTTTGATCCACGATTTTCTGTGTTTGAAAGGCGTAGGTCGGGAAGAGGGTGGACAAATATACGGTGCGTTGATTGATGCGTTTCAGGGGGTAAAGACGACGGATTTGGTGGAGAAGGTGCCCGATTCATTGGAGACGGACAAATTTTCTGTGATGGAGCGCTGGTTGCAGTTGTTAAAGCGTCTGCGGCAGAAGCAGCCCGTTGTGTTGTGTTTGGAAGATATTCAATGGCTTGATGAGTTGACTCTGGAATTTTTGCAGTATGTGCTGCGCGATTCAGAACCGTGCCCGTTTTTGTTGTGCCTGACTTGCCGATGGTCTAATCTGGAACCGCTTTCAGGGGAAGTTGAAAATTTTATACACAGCAATGAATTTGCCGAGGTGACCCGGATTCAGTTGGAAGATTTGCCGCGAGAAGAGGTGGGGTATTTAGCGGCGTCGATGTTGGGGGAGCGGTCCATACCGGAGGATGCATTGCAAACTCTGTTCAGAGAGACGGGCGGGCAGCCCCTGTTTGTCGTGGAGGCTGTGAGGACGCTGATAAATGCCGATGTGGTTCGGCAGAATGTGTACGGCGATTGGCAGTGGGGAGATTTTCCCGAAGCTTTGTTATCCGATGATATTTCGGAGGTTTTGTACAGACGCATAACTACTCTTTCTGCGGTGCAACGTCAGGTAATGGAGTACGCGTGTGTTTTTCTCAATGATTTTTCTTTTGAGTTATTGGCTGCGATCTGGCTCGGTGATGAGTTGGAGTTGCTGGATGTGCTTGAGGGCCTGATTGAAGAAGGGCTGTTGATTACTTATGGTGATGAAGAGCGGTATCGTTTTTCACAGGGTTTGTATCGGCGTGCAATTTACGACCGCATGCAAAATGTGCGGCGGCGGTTGTTGCATCGAGAAATTGGCAATGCTCTGGAAGGGTTGGAGGATGCTGAAGAACTGACTGAAGAATTGGCGGATCATTTTGCGGCGGCA comes from Gemmatimonadota bacterium and encodes:
- a CDS encoding glycosyltransferase, producing MRNPKFSVIIPTYNRANYVGEAVESVLQQTYQSFELIVVNDGSTDDTAAVIRRFGDRICYVEKANGGKASAVNLGLRYATGDYVWILDDDDIGLPDKLELHAAQFAEDPDLKFVYTGYEFIEGERSDVPMRSFEARMPPIGDMVMYLFGRFELCSPTVVTHRLCYDRVGCFDERLIRGQDYDMWIRIIRAGFKIGIIKQPTLRCRMHEGDRGSASDRFSASDIAKKNREYLGLIVQKLYWELPLGVFYSRLVQSPDDPILIMKTLLRRLWVMPLPVLQDEVLRDLDMLETHVAQYRLSFDDSAQRFLMGLKNTTEQTAPRVAKKVEKILNMTHD